In the Actinomycetota bacterium genome, AGACGGAGACCCTGCGCAGGAAGGCCTATGAAGGTGTAAAGAAGGTTTACAAGTACGATGCAACAGCATCAACACGCGTTGAGGGGAATATCCGGGACTTCTTCAACTCTGTGCGTGAGGCGAAATCGAATCAGACTTTGACACCCCAAGCCCGACTCGATTTGCTTCGTAACGAATTCGGACCGATAATTTCCGAGGATATCTTGAAGACCTGCCTTAATCTCTCAGATGAAGATTTAAACAGGCTGGGGTCTAAGACAGTTGAAATCGTGACTGGATTAATGCATGGCCACGTCAAGAAGGAGGATTTAGCGACCAAGAAGGGGGAGTTGCATGCAATTGCCAGCGAACTCCCCTTCGGGGGAGACAAGAATAGGGTCATAGCTGAGGTGGGTTCGGCTTTCTTGGAGGCTAACTATCTTTTCAATCCCAAGGAAACTCAGAAGTTGCGGAGACAAGCGGCGGCTATGGTTAAACCCTATATCATAAAGAAGATGAAGGGAGAAATAGTTGTAAGGGAGGGCGAAATCGTCTCCGAGCAACAACTTAAAATTTTGAGGAAATTGGGCTTATTGAAGGGCGCCGGAGCAAAAAAGATATCGGGTCTTGCTCTACTCGTTTTAAGTGTGCTTGGGGCTTTTGGCGTCTATCTATACAAGTATCAAAGGAAGGTCTTCGACAGTGGTCGGTTGATCTTTCTTTTGGGAATATTATTGACCATGGCGGTTTTGATGGCAAAGATTGTAATTCCCTTCTTTTCACCATATCTCATCCCCATCGCAGGAATTGCCATGCTCACCACCATTTTGTTCAATCCTCAAGTTGCCATGGTTATGCTTTTATTGAGTGGGTTGCTCACCGGGGTAATGACGGAGAGTCTGCAGTATGTAATAGTGGCTGTGTTAAGCGGACTTTTTGCAATATATATGGTCTCTCGCATCTCTCACCGGGGTGATCTTACCCGGGCCGCTCTTTTAGTCAGCTTAAGTTTATTCTATCTATGCTTTGCCGTAAGCTTTATAGCTGGTCTAACTTTGCGGGAGACGCTATTCAGTTGTAGTATGGGACTGGTCAGCGGATTCCTTTCCGGAGTGCTGACCATAGGGATGTTGCCTTTCCTGGAATCCGCCTTCCATATCACCACCGATATTCGCTTTCTCGAGCTCTCTAATCCAAATAACCCTCTTTTGCGGGAGTTGATGATGAAGGCACCGGGAACGTACAATCACAGTGTGGTAACGGGAAATCTTGCAGCGGCTGCTGCTGAGAACGTGGGTGTGAATCCCTTACTCGCTCGGGTAGGTGCATACTACCACGATATCGGCAAAATGAAGCGCCCCTTCTTCTTCACGGAGAATCAGCTTGGAGGAGAGAACCCTCACGATAGGACAAATCCAAACTTAAGTTGCTTGATAATAACCGCTCACGTCAAAGAGGGTGTAGAGCTAGCTAAGAAATATAGATTACCAAAGGAGATCAT is a window encoding:
- a CDS encoding HDIG domain-containing metalloprotein; this encodes MIGVNKFRKVIKDLSEIPIFKYVALALLFFVALTTILSVSFFPQGISRIRVRKPSPLTIKAPRTIEFEDVAKTETLRRKAYEGVKKVYKYDATASTRVEGNIRDFFNSVREAKSNQTLTPQARLDLLRNEFGPIISEDILKTCLNLSDEDLNRLGSKTVEIVTGLMHGHVKKEDLATKKGELHAIASELPFGGDKNRVIAEVGSAFLEANYLFNPKETQKLRRQAAAMVKPYIIKKMKGEIVVREGEIVSEQQLKILRKLGLLKGAGAKKISGLALLVLSVLGAFGVYLYKYQRKVFDSGRLIFLLGILLTMAVLMAKIVIPFFSPYLIPIAGIAMLTTILFNPQVAMVMLLLSGLLTGVMTESLQYVIVAVLSGLFAIYMVSRISHRGDLTRAALLVSLSLFYLCFAVSFIAGLTLRETLFSCSMGLVSGFLSGVLTIGMLPFLESAFHITTDIRFLELSNPNNPLLRELMMKAPGTYNHSVVTGNLAAAAAENVGVNPLLARVGAYYHDIGKMKRPFFFTENQLGGENPHDRTNPNLSCLIITAHVKEGVELAKKYRLPKEIIDIIREHHGTSLVSYFFHRAKEKVEKEQVCEADFRYSGVKPQTPEAAFVMLADSVEAAARTISKPSPARLEQLIRKIIRNKLEDGQLDESHLTLSDLEKVTQAFVNELTSIYHTRISYGSEGEYPIGKGLGKSGAISHGNPRE